DNA sequence from the Gordonia polyisoprenivorans genome:
CACCCGCACCGTCGTGGCAGACCATGACCTCGACACGTCATTGGTCCCCGACGCCGTGGTGGTGGAGCGACCGCGTCATGCCGACCACGGCGACTACGCCACCAACGTCGCACTGCAACTGGGCAAGAAGCTCGGGGTGAATCCCCGTGAGCTGGCCGGATGGCTCGCCGATGCCTTCGCTTCCACCGACGGGATCGCCAAGGCCGAGGTCGCGGGCCCAGGATTCGTCAACATCTGGTTGGCGGCGGCCGCGCAGAACACCGTCGTCGCCACGGTGCTCGACCGGGGCACGCAGTACGGTCGCGGCGACGAATTCGCCGACAAGGTGATCAACCTCGAATTCGTCTCGGCCAACCCGACCGGGCCGATCCACCTCGGTGGCACCCGGTGGGCCGCGGTCGGCGACGCGCTCGGACGCGTGCTGGCGGCCCGCGGGGCCGCGGTGACGCGCGAGTACTACTTCAACGATCACGGCGCCCAGATCGATCGCTTCGCGCGGTCGCTGGAGGCTGCGGCACTCGGCGAGCCGACGCCCGAGGACGGGTACGCGGGCGAGTACATCGTCGACATCGCGCGTCAGGTCACGGAGAAGGTTCCTGGTGTTCTCGACCAGCCGGAGGCGCAGCGGGTCGAGACCTTCCGTGCAGAGGGCGTCGAGTTGATGTTCGACCACATCAAGGCGAGCCTGCACGAGTTCGGCACCGACTTCGACGTCTTCACCCACGAGAACAAGATGTTCGAGACCGGGCTGGTCGACGAGTGCATCGCCGAGCTGAAGGCCAACGGCAACCTCTACGAGTCCGACGGCGCCTGGTGGCTGCGCACCGAGCAGTACGGTGACGACAAGGATCGCGTCGTCATCAAGAGTGACGGAGAGGCCGCCTACATCGCCGGCGACATCGCCTACTACCGCGACAAGCGCAACCGGGGCTTCAACCTGTGCATCTACATGTTGGGCGCCGACCACCACGGATACATCAAGCGGCTCAAGGCGGCCGCGGCCTCCCTCGGTGACGACCCGGACACCGTCGAGGTGCTGATCGGACAGATGGTGAACCTCGTGCGCGACGGCAAGCCGGTGCGGATGAGCAAGCGTGCCGGCACGGTGATCACCCTCGACGACCTCGTCGACGCGGTCGGGGTGGACGCCGCCCGGTATGCGCTGATCCGCTCGTCGATCGACGTCAACATCGACATCGACCTCGATCTGCTCGCCAAGCAGTCCAACGACAACCCGGTGTACTACGTGCAGTACGCCCACGCCCGCCTTGCCGCACTCGGACGCAACGCCGACGATCTCGGGCTCTCGGCGAGCATCGAGCACCTCGATCTGCTCGACACCGCCGAAGAAGGCGACCTCATCAAGACCCTCGGCGACTTCGACGAGGTGGTCGCGACCGCCGCGACTCTGCGTGAGCCGCACCGTATCTGCCGCTACCTCGAGAGCCTCGCCGGGACCTATCACCGCTTCTACGCCCACTGCCGAGTGTTGCCGCAGGGCGAGGAGGAGGCCGGCGACATCCACCGCGCCCGGCTGGCCCTGTGCGCGGCGAGCCGTCAGGTCCTGGCCAACGGATTGGCACTGGTCGGCGTCGGCGCACCGGAGCGGATGTGAACGCCCACCCCGCCGGGCCGCGGCACGCCGACCTCGTGGCTGCCCCGCACCTGGCGCAGAAACCCAACGATCCCGCGGTACTCGCCGAGATCCCGGCCCAGGTGTGGCCGCGCAACGCCGTTCGCGACTCCTCGGGTGAACTGCAGATCGCCGGGGTCGGGGTGAGCGAGCTCGCCGAGACCTTCGACACCCCGCTGTTCGTCATCGACGAGTCCGATTTCCGGTCGCGCTGCGCGGACATGATCGACGCGTTCGGGCCCTATGGCCGAGTGCACTACGCGTCAAAAGCCTTCCTGTGCACCGAGATCGCCAAGTGGGTCGATCAGGAGGGCTTGTCGATCGACGTGTGCTCCGGTGGCGAATTGGCGATCGCACTGCACGCCGGATTCCCGCCCGAGCGAATCGCCTTCCACGGCAACAACAAAAGTGTTGCCGAGCTCGCCGCGGCACTCGATGCCGGGGTCGGGCACATCGTCTGCGACTCGATGACCGAGATCGAGCGACTCGACGCACTCGCCGGCGAACGAGGTCTCGTCGCCGACGTGCTGATCCGGGTCACCGTCGGCGTCGAGGCCCACACCCACGAATTCATCGCAACCGCGCACGAGGACCAGAAATTCGGCTTCGCGCTGACCGGCGGGGTCGCCATGGAGGCGGTCCGTCGTGTCTTCGCGACCGACAACCTGCGACTGGTCGGCCTCCACAGTCACATCGGTTCGCAGATCTTCGACATGGACGGTTTCGAGCTCGCCGCACACCGCGTCCTCGGCCTGCTGCACGACGTGGTCGCCGAGTTCGGAGTGGACAAGACCTCACAGATGTCGATCGTGGATCTCGGTGGGGGACTGGGCATTTCCTACGTTCCAGAAGATCGGCCGTTGCCCGTCGTCGCGGTGGCACAAACTCTGGCCGAGATCGTCAAGCGTGAATCGGCGGCGGTCGGGCTGCCGATGCCGACGATCGCGGTCGAGCCCGGCCGCGCGATCGCCGGCCCCGGTACCATCACCCTCTACCGCGTCGGCACCATCAAGGACGTCGAACTCGGTGGGGGAGCGATTCGACGCTACGTGTCGGTCGACGGCGGCATGAGCGACAACATCCGCACGGTGCTCTATCAGGCCGAGTACGACGTGCGGCTGGTCTCGCGGGTGTCCGACGCCCCC
Encoded proteins:
- the argS gene encoding arginine--tRNA ligase, which gives rise to MTPADLAVLLSSVTRTVVADHDLDTSLVPDAVVVERPRHADHGDYATNVALQLGKKLGVNPRELAGWLADAFASTDGIAKAEVAGPGFVNIWLAAAAQNTVVATVLDRGTQYGRGDEFADKVINLEFVSANPTGPIHLGGTRWAAVGDALGRVLAARGAAVTREYYFNDHGAQIDRFARSLEAAALGEPTPEDGYAGEYIVDIARQVTEKVPGVLDQPEAQRVETFRAEGVELMFDHIKASLHEFGTDFDVFTHENKMFETGLVDECIAELKANGNLYESDGAWWLRTEQYGDDKDRVVIKSDGEAAYIAGDIAYYRDKRNRGFNLCIYMLGADHHGYIKRLKAAAASLGDDPDTVEVLIGQMVNLVRDGKPVRMSKRAGTVITLDDLVDAVGVDAARYALIRSSIDVNIDIDLDLLAKQSNDNPVYYVQYAHARLAALGRNADDLGLSASIEHLDLLDTAEEGDLIKTLGDFDEVVATAATLREPHRICRYLESLAGTYHRFYAHCRVLPQGEEEAGDIHRARLALCAASRQVLANGLALVGVGAPERM
- the lysA gene encoding diaminopimelate decarboxylase; amino-acid sequence: MNAHPAGPRHADLVAAPHLAQKPNDPAVLAEIPAQVWPRNAVRDSSGELQIAGVGVSELAETFDTPLFVIDESDFRSRCADMIDAFGPYGRVHYASKAFLCTEIAKWVDQEGLSIDVCSGGELAIALHAGFPPERIAFHGNNKSVAELAAALDAGVGHIVCDSMTEIERLDALAGERGLVADVLIRVTVGVEAHTHEFIATAHEDQKFGFALTGGVAMEAVRRVFATDNLRLVGLHSHIGSQIFDMDGFELAAHRVLGLLHDVVAEFGVDKTSQMSIVDLGGGLGISYVPEDRPLPVVAVAQTLAEIVKRESAAVGLPMPTIAVEPGRAIAGPGTITLYRVGTIKDVELGGGAIRRYVSVDGGMSDNIRTVLYQAEYDVRLVSRVSDAPAVVSRVVGKHCESGDIVIKDCWLPEDLAPGDLIAVAATGAYCYSMSSRYNMVTRPAVVGVADGSARVILRRETIDDFLRLEVT